A window of the Nyctibius grandis isolate bNycGra1 chromosome 9, bNycGra1.pri, whole genome shotgun sequence genome harbors these coding sequences:
- the CCDC14 gene encoding coiled-coil domain-containing protein 14 isoform X1, whose translation MARPGAARPCKVLSSGRLTGAAKLTNGRKQFGLRKGCHSDVESGYSLYSTDSDDQVDTIHNGLDRCAALLKNILQNEATGRETIHKQPGKTTSVKITSKPLLTKGNTSKKKGLKKNVTPAHVRKEIVSASNRKLVSSATPSTEKELSSAAQNQMVQPIHVPCGQHSPVMHQKLCEHVQTQISLITGQPPQNSNEIPTVTPFPTSNHGCQNVTAFNYRLPTSTSALSLQHSANPLSTQSHVPVDGGSECVPEMGRPVVFPVVSAAPTTAQIQSATAPPSVIPCIASGALSNSAVPTFIPSSSGREMIPDHEQQIKEADLIRCIQAHLALLQSHETKNSRTEQKHHHHCPAKPNASSNKEEDTYEEHTEDMVSEEEELNVLEVAPVRETSCKTSFVKKVLKSRQESPEETARKIKTVKYLLGELRALITDQDDSEMLRLMSEIEDCVSLLPAVVGSTNIQAEIALALQPLRSENVQLRRRLRILNQQLRERERSEKTSGQSCNYELVVSLQSLNMMLQSQLKESLKGLESLQAKNEELLKIIESQKEENKRLAKDIQDKEEELLENKQHYNIHSTKLKIEVEEALANVKSLQFKLEASEKENKILGITLRQRDAEVNRLRELTRTLQGSMAKLLSDLTVDNIKPKPEKGLSKSLLEDHEKQIQHDLFPGSTSVTTYLKNLEMDHILTDTELQFSNKSGELEMRNLAYEKLPDERSKINGAFSEEGTSTPRILPTSLKQDAETVSDSGTLLDDQNKLDESVYIPLTSSASKKQLPISERTGVVPHGRGACKMLDYHCELSNSVQKNGCEISKDPTLLDKLSAGYSVKKSMENRLEVTGDKVKPEGDKVQMRPKGTPRGAAKDFTDKPDQPQPGTYPCVPMLFPKEIARKKGSEIADFSFISFDDVSRKSEWSASSFSTFTSRDEEDFKNSLAALDANIAKLQRTLQNSIMKQ comes from the exons ATGGCCAGGCCGGGGGCTGCGCGGCCCTGCAAG GTACTGTCTTCTGGAAGGCTAACAGGAGCAGCGAAATTAACAAACGGAAGAAAACA gtTTGGCTTAAGAAAAGGATGTCATTCTGATGTGGAGTCTGGATATTCTCTCTATTCCACTGACTCTGATGATCAG GTTGATACTATTCATAATGGACTTGACCGTTGTGCAGCTTTACTGAAGAATATCTTACAAAATGAGGCTACAG GAAGGGAGACTATCCATAAACAACCTGGGAAAAcaacttctgttaaaattacTTCCAAGCCTTTGCTAACCAAAGGAAATACTTCCAAGAAGAAAGGATTGAAAAAAAACGTTACTCCTGCCCATGTCCGAAAAGAAATAG TGTCAGCATCAAATAGAAAACTTGTCTCGTCCGCCACACCTTCTACCGAGAAAGAACTTTCCAGTGCAGCACAGAATCAGATGGTTCAACCAATTCATGTGCCTTGCGGTCAACACTCTCCTGTGATGCATCAGAAACTGTGCGAGCATGTGCAAACTCAGATATCTCTGATAACTGGCCAACCACCACAGAACAGTAACGAAATTCCTACTGTAACCCCTTTTCCTACCTCAAATCACG gatGTCAAAATGTTACAGCTTTTAATTATCGATTACCTACCTCCACATCAGCTCTGTCCCTGCAGCATTCAGCTAATCCCTTATCTACTCAGTCG CATGTTCCTGTAGATGGTGGCAGTGAATGTGTGCCAGAGATGGGAAGACCTGTGGTTTTCCCGGTAGTTTCTGCTGCTCCTACTACTGCGCAGATACAGTCTGCCACTGCTCCTCCTAGTGTGATCCCTTGTATAGCATCAGGTGCATTGAGTAACTCTGCAGTGCCTACATTCATCCCATCGTCTTCTGGCAGAGAGATGATCCCAGACCATGAGCAACAGATAAAAGAAGCAGATTTGATAAGATGCATACAAGCTCACCTGGCCCTGTTACAATCACATGAAACGAAGAACAGCAGGACCGAACAGAAGCACCATCATCATTGCCCAGCAAAACCTAATGCTTCAAGTAACAAGGAGGAGGATACCTACGAAGAACACACTGAGGACATGGTCAGCGAAGAAGAGGAACTGAATGTGCTTGAGGTAGCTCCAGTGAGAGAGACAAGCTGTAAGACAAGTTTTGTGAAGAAAGTTCTAAAATCTAGACAAGAAAGTCCAGAAGAAACAGCCCGTAAAATTAAGACTGTAAAATATCTTCTGGGAGAGCTCAGAGCACTGATAACAGATCAAG ATGATTCAGAAATGTTGAGGTTGATGAGTGAAATAGAAGACTGTGTATCATTGCTCCCAGCTGTAGTGGGAAGTACGAATATACAAGCTGAAATAGCACTAGCTTTACAGCCTCTCCGAAGTGAAAACGTCCAGCTGCGTAG GAGACTAAGAATATTAAACCAGCAACTCAGGGAACGAGAAAGAAGTGAGAAGACATCTGGACAGAGCTGCAACTATGAAT TAGTAGTTTCTTTGCAGTCCTTGAATATGATGCTCCAGAGTCAATTGAAAGAGTCACTGAAAGGCCTTGAGTCACTGCAGGCTAAAAATGAAGAACTACTTAAAATAATAGAaagtcagaaagaagaaaataaacgtCTTGCAAAAGATATTCAAGACAAAGAAGAAGAActgcttgaaaacaaacagcattatAACATTCATTCCACCAAGCTCAAGATTG AAGTGGAAGAGGCATTAGCAAACGTGAAGAGCCTTCAGTTTAAGCTGGaagcttcagagaaagaaaataagattttgggCATAACGTTACGTCAGCGTGATGCAGAAGTTAACAGACTGCGTGAATTAACCAG AACCTTGCAGGGTAGTATGGCCAAGCTTCTGTCTGACCTCACAGTAGACAACATTAAACCGAAACCCGAAAAAGGACTCTCAAAGTCTCTTTTGGAAGACCATGAAAAGCAGATACAACATGATCTGTTTCCTGGGAGTACTTCAGTAACGACTTACCTTAAAAATTTAGAAATGGATCATATTTTGACAGATACAGAACttcaattttcaaataaaagtggAGAATTAGAAATGCGAAATCTAGCGTATGAGAAGTTGCCTgatgaaagaagtaaaataaacgGTGCATTCTCAGAAGAAGGAACATCAACTCCCAGAATACTACCAACCTCACTGAAGCAAGATGCAGAGACAGTTAGTGATTCTGGGACTTTACTAGATGACCAAAACAAGTTGGATGAGTCTGTTTATATTCCATTGACTAGCAGTGCCTCAAAAAAACAGTTGCCAATCTCTGAAAGAACTGGTGTGGTACCCCACGGTAGAGGGGCTTGTAAGATGTTGGACTACCACTGTGAGCTCTCAAACTCTGTGCAGAAGAACGGATGTGAGATATCAAAGGATCCAACTCTTCTGGATAAATTAAGTGCCGGATACAGTGTGAAAAAGAGTATGGAAAACAGACTTGAAGTTACAGGGGATAAAGTGAAGCCAGAAGGAGACAAAGTCCAAATGAGGCCAAAAGGTACTCCAAGGGGAGCTGCAAAAGACTTCACAGACAAACCAGACCAACCTCAGCCTGGTACATACCCTTGTGTACCGATGCTATTTCCGAAGGAGATTGCTCGGAAAAAAGGCAGTGAAATAGCTGATTttagtttcatttcatttgatGATGTATCAAGGAAGTCTGAGTGGAGTGCATCCTCTTTCTCAACATTTACTTCTCGAGATGAAGAGGACTTTAAGAATAGCTTAGCAGCCTTGGATGCCAACATAGCGAAGTTACAAAGAACTCTGCAAAATAGCATTATGAAACAATGA
- the CCDC14 gene encoding coiled-coil domain-containing protein 14 isoform X2, which produces MARPGAARPCKVLSSGRLTGAAKLTNGRKQFGLRKGCHSDVESGYSLYSTDSDDQVDTIHNGLDRCAALLKNILQNEATGRETIHKQPGKTTSVKITSKPLLTKGNTSKKKGLKKNVTPAHVRKEIVSASNRKLVSSATPSTEKELSSAAQNQMVQPIHVPCGQHSPVMHQKLCEHVQTQISLITGQPPQNSNEIPTVTPFPTSNHGCQNVTAFNYRLPTSTSALSLQHSANPLSTQSHVPVDGGSECVPEMGRPVVFPVVSAAPTTAQIQSATAPPSVIPCIASGALSNSAVPTFIPSSSGREMIPDHEQQIKEADLIRCIQAHLALLQSHETKNSRTEQKHHHHCPAKPNASSNKEEDTYEEHTEDMVSEEEELNVLEVAPVRETSCKTSFVKKVLKSRQESPEETARKIKTVKYLLGELRALITDQDDSEMLRLMSEIEDCVSLLPAVVGSTNIQAEIALALQPLRSENVQLRRRLRILNQQLRERERSEKTSGQSCNYELVSLQSLNMMLQSQLKESLKGLESLQAKNEELLKIIESQKEENKRLAKDIQDKEEELLENKQHYNIHSTKLKIEVEEALANVKSLQFKLEASEKENKILGITLRQRDAEVNRLRELTRTLQGSMAKLLSDLTVDNIKPKPEKGLSKSLLEDHEKQIQHDLFPGSTSVTTYLKNLEMDHILTDTELQFSNKSGELEMRNLAYEKLPDERSKINGAFSEEGTSTPRILPTSLKQDAETVSDSGTLLDDQNKLDESVYIPLTSSASKKQLPISERTGVVPHGRGACKMLDYHCELSNSVQKNGCEISKDPTLLDKLSAGYSVKKSMENRLEVTGDKVKPEGDKVQMRPKGTPRGAAKDFTDKPDQPQPGTYPCVPMLFPKEIARKKGSEIADFSFISFDDVSRKSEWSASSFSTFTSRDEEDFKNSLAALDANIAKLQRTLQNSIMKQ; this is translated from the exons ATGGCCAGGCCGGGGGCTGCGCGGCCCTGCAAG GTACTGTCTTCTGGAAGGCTAACAGGAGCAGCGAAATTAACAAACGGAAGAAAACA gtTTGGCTTAAGAAAAGGATGTCATTCTGATGTGGAGTCTGGATATTCTCTCTATTCCACTGACTCTGATGATCAG GTTGATACTATTCATAATGGACTTGACCGTTGTGCAGCTTTACTGAAGAATATCTTACAAAATGAGGCTACAG GAAGGGAGACTATCCATAAACAACCTGGGAAAAcaacttctgttaaaattacTTCCAAGCCTTTGCTAACCAAAGGAAATACTTCCAAGAAGAAAGGATTGAAAAAAAACGTTACTCCTGCCCATGTCCGAAAAGAAATAG TGTCAGCATCAAATAGAAAACTTGTCTCGTCCGCCACACCTTCTACCGAGAAAGAACTTTCCAGTGCAGCACAGAATCAGATGGTTCAACCAATTCATGTGCCTTGCGGTCAACACTCTCCTGTGATGCATCAGAAACTGTGCGAGCATGTGCAAACTCAGATATCTCTGATAACTGGCCAACCACCACAGAACAGTAACGAAATTCCTACTGTAACCCCTTTTCCTACCTCAAATCACG gatGTCAAAATGTTACAGCTTTTAATTATCGATTACCTACCTCCACATCAGCTCTGTCCCTGCAGCATTCAGCTAATCCCTTATCTACTCAGTCG CATGTTCCTGTAGATGGTGGCAGTGAATGTGTGCCAGAGATGGGAAGACCTGTGGTTTTCCCGGTAGTTTCTGCTGCTCCTACTACTGCGCAGATACAGTCTGCCACTGCTCCTCCTAGTGTGATCCCTTGTATAGCATCAGGTGCATTGAGTAACTCTGCAGTGCCTACATTCATCCCATCGTCTTCTGGCAGAGAGATGATCCCAGACCATGAGCAACAGATAAAAGAAGCAGATTTGATAAGATGCATACAAGCTCACCTGGCCCTGTTACAATCACATGAAACGAAGAACAGCAGGACCGAACAGAAGCACCATCATCATTGCCCAGCAAAACCTAATGCTTCAAGTAACAAGGAGGAGGATACCTACGAAGAACACACTGAGGACATGGTCAGCGAAGAAGAGGAACTGAATGTGCTTGAGGTAGCTCCAGTGAGAGAGACAAGCTGTAAGACAAGTTTTGTGAAGAAAGTTCTAAAATCTAGACAAGAAAGTCCAGAAGAAACAGCCCGTAAAATTAAGACTGTAAAATATCTTCTGGGAGAGCTCAGAGCACTGATAACAGATCAAG ATGATTCAGAAATGTTGAGGTTGATGAGTGAAATAGAAGACTGTGTATCATTGCTCCCAGCTGTAGTGGGAAGTACGAATATACAAGCTGAAATAGCACTAGCTTTACAGCCTCTCCGAAGTGAAAACGTCCAGCTGCGTAG GAGACTAAGAATATTAAACCAGCAACTCAGGGAACGAGAAAGAAGTGAGAAGACATCTGGACAGAGCTGCAACTATGAAT TAGTTTCTTTGCAGTCCTTGAATATGATGCTCCAGAGTCAATTGAAAGAGTCACTGAAAGGCCTTGAGTCACTGCAGGCTAAAAATGAAGAACTACTTAAAATAATAGAaagtcagaaagaagaaaataaacgtCTTGCAAAAGATATTCAAGACAAAGAAGAAGAActgcttgaaaacaaacagcattatAACATTCATTCCACCAAGCTCAAGATTG AAGTGGAAGAGGCATTAGCAAACGTGAAGAGCCTTCAGTTTAAGCTGGaagcttcagagaaagaaaataagattttgggCATAACGTTACGTCAGCGTGATGCAGAAGTTAACAGACTGCGTGAATTAACCAG AACCTTGCAGGGTAGTATGGCCAAGCTTCTGTCTGACCTCACAGTAGACAACATTAAACCGAAACCCGAAAAAGGACTCTCAAAGTCTCTTTTGGAAGACCATGAAAAGCAGATACAACATGATCTGTTTCCTGGGAGTACTTCAGTAACGACTTACCTTAAAAATTTAGAAATGGATCATATTTTGACAGATACAGAACttcaattttcaaataaaagtggAGAATTAGAAATGCGAAATCTAGCGTATGAGAAGTTGCCTgatgaaagaagtaaaataaacgGTGCATTCTCAGAAGAAGGAACATCAACTCCCAGAATACTACCAACCTCACTGAAGCAAGATGCAGAGACAGTTAGTGATTCTGGGACTTTACTAGATGACCAAAACAAGTTGGATGAGTCTGTTTATATTCCATTGACTAGCAGTGCCTCAAAAAAACAGTTGCCAATCTCTGAAAGAACTGGTGTGGTACCCCACGGTAGAGGGGCTTGTAAGATGTTGGACTACCACTGTGAGCTCTCAAACTCTGTGCAGAAGAACGGATGTGAGATATCAAAGGATCCAACTCTTCTGGATAAATTAAGTGCCGGATACAGTGTGAAAAAGAGTATGGAAAACAGACTTGAAGTTACAGGGGATAAAGTGAAGCCAGAAGGAGACAAAGTCCAAATGAGGCCAAAAGGTACTCCAAGGGGAGCTGCAAAAGACTTCACAGACAAACCAGACCAACCTCAGCCTGGTACATACCCTTGTGTACCGATGCTATTTCCGAAGGAGATTGCTCGGAAAAAAGGCAGTGAAATAGCTGATTttagtttcatttcatttgatGATGTATCAAGGAAGTCTGAGTGGAGTGCATCCTCTTTCTCAACATTTACTTCTCGAGATGAAGAGGACTTTAAGAATAGCTTAGCAGCCTTGGATGCCAACATAGCGAAGTTACAAAGAACTCTGCAAAATAGCATTATGAAACAATGA